The following coding sequences lie in one Miscanthus floridulus cultivar M001 chromosome 9, ASM1932011v1, whole genome shotgun sequence genomic window:
- the LOC136480037 gene encoding uncharacterized protein, with protein sequence METLTFEMVGFHEINHAILGCPCYMKFMAIPNYTYLKLKMLGPCGVITIGTSFQHAYECEVECYEHAMTIVVSKELAAIREEVIEEVPDPKQSASSFEPIEGANKVPIDPSGSKGKVVRIGTMLSSE encoded by the coding sequence atggagacccttaccttcgagatGGTCGGGTTCCATGAAATCAATCATGCCATCTTGGGATgcccatgctacatgaagttcatggccatccccaactacacctatctaaagttgaagatgttgggtccatgtggggtcatcaccatcggcacctccttccagcacgcctatgagtgcgaggtcgagtgctatgaACATGCCATGACAATTGTCGTCTCCAAAGAGCTTGCAGCCAttagggaggaggtcatcgaggaAGTACCTGACCCCAAGCAGTCGGCTAGTTCTTTCGAGCCTATAGAGGGTGCTAACAAGGTCCCCATAGACCCTagcggctccaagggcaaagtggtgcgcattggcaccatgctttcctctgaatag